In Malus sylvestris chromosome 15, drMalSylv7.2, whole genome shotgun sequence, a single genomic region encodes these proteins:
- the LOC126602779 gene encoding protein ANTHESIS POMOTING FACTOR 1-like, which produces MESNGLHTWVLRTQSGRISSLDFHKAYSYVVTARDDESIRLYDVSSATCLKTINSKKYGVGLVCFTSHPTTVIYSSKNGWDESLRLLSLNDNMYLRYFKGHHDRVFSLSLCSRKDCFISGSLDRTVLLWDQRAEKCQGPFDMFSVGGDMSDANVVKFSNDGRLMLSTTTGGHIHVLDSFRGTILSTYNVKPVSSNSTLEASFSPEGMFVMSGSGDGSVYAWLVRSGKEVTTWKSTENEPPVIKWAPGNLMFATGSSELSFWIPDLSKLGSYVGRK; this is translated from the exons ATGGAA AGTAATGGTTTGCATACGTGGGTTCTTCGTACCCAA AGTGGTAGAATTAGTTCATTGGACTTCCACAAGGCGTATAGTTATGTAGTGACTGCTCGTGATGACGAGTCGATTCGCCTGTATGATGTCTCCAGTGCAACATGCTTGAAGACCATCAACAGTAAAAAGTATGGAGTTGGTTTAGTTTGCTTTACTTCTCATCCGACAACTGTTATATACTCTTCCAAAAATGGGTGGGATG AATCCTTGAGGCTTCTCTCGTTGAATGACAATATGTACTTGCGCTACTTCAAAGGCCATCATGACAG GGTATTCTCACTTAGCTTGTGTTCTCGCAAAGACTGCTTCATCTCTGGTTCTCTTGATAGAACTGTACTGCTATGGGATCAACGGGCAGAGAAGTGTCAG GGTCCTTTTGATATGTTTTCTGTTGGGGGAGATATGTCGgatgcaaatgttgtaaagtTCAGTAACGATGGGAGGCTTATGCTTTCAACAACCACAGGTGGACATATTCATGTCCTTGATTCATTCCGTGGAACAATA TTATCCACATACAATGTTAAGCCAGTCTCCAGCAATTCAACATTAGAGGCTTCTTTTAGCCCCGAGGGGATGTTTGTCATGTCAG GTTCAGGTGATGGTAGTGTCTATGCTTGGCTGGTTCGGAGCGGGAAAGAA GTCACAACCTGGAAGAGCACCGAAAATGAACCTCCAGTTATCAAATGGGCTCCCGGAAACCTCATGTTTGCAACTGGATCGTCCGAACTATCATTTTGGATTCCAGATTTGTCTAAGTTGGGATCTTACGTTGGAAGAAAGTAG